One window of Electrophorus electricus isolate fEleEle1 chromosome 24, fEleEle1.pri, whole genome shotgun sequence genomic DNA carries:
- the tfip11 gene encoding tuftelin-interacting protein 11 — protein sequence MSMSHLYGRREVDEEEDGVEIEKFEVSEWDLANEFNPDRRRHRQTKEEATYGIWAEHDSDDERPSFGGKRAKDYSAPVSFVSAGLRKTAAEEQEQEGSDDSDEDGEVAPPPRTAAPKRLQTGGNFKTSQKTFAGGIRPGQDIGTWEKHTRGIGQKLLQKMGYIPGKGLGKNAQGIVTPIEAKVRKGKGAVGAYGNERTPQSLQDFPVVDSEEEEDKEFQRELGQWRREPGAGKKKPKYSYKTVEDLKAHGKLTNKSMSKPAGELAQVKVIDMTGREQKVYYSYSQMSQRHSVPEEAPLSASTREQKSTGFALPELEHNLKLLIELTEQDILQSARRLQHEHDTVVTLTHESTALQARLGEETEAVERLEQVLELVERLEAAGEGGGLLLSLNECTDIFHRLQTHYYQEYKSMGLADLAVSTVHPLLTEKLRNWDPLKDCSYGLEEVGQWRAILEGTQLHHGIPDSNNMDPYHRLIWEVWIPVLRGCVVQWQPRNVASMVDCMDCWAPVIPHWILDYVLEQLIFPRLQKEVDSWNPLTDTVPIHSWVHPWLPLMQARLEPLYPPIRSKLAHALQRWHPSDASARLILQPWKDVFTPGAWEAFMVKNIVPKLALCLGELVVNPHQQLVEPFTWVMDWEGMLSLSTMVGLLDKHFFNKWLQVLCSWLSNNPNYEEITKWYLGWKSMLSEALLSHPVIKEKLNEALDIMNRAVASGLGGYMQPGARENIAYLTQTERRKDFQYEAPAQQQERREAEGGVPRPPGTATMPTSIPTNFKDLIQAKAEENGIVFMPLVGKRHMGKQLYTFGRIMIYIERGVVFVQGKKTWVPTSLQSLIDMAK from the exons ATGTCTATGTCCCATTTGTATGGGCGTAGAGAAGTCgacgaggaggaggatggggtTGAGATTGAGAAATTTGAGGTGTCTGAATGGGACTTGGCCAATGAGTTTAATCCCGATAGGCGTCGACACAGGCAGACCAAAGAGGAGGCTACATACGGCATATGGGCTGAACATGATTCTGATGACGAGAGACCTAGTTTTGGAGGCAAAAG AGCGAAAGACTACAGTGCCCCTGTGAGCTTTGTGAGTGCTGGCCTGCGGAAGACTGCAGCTgaggagcaggaacaggaaggCTCAGATGACTCTGATGAAGACGGAGAAGTGGCTCCGCCACCCCGAACTGCTGCACCCAAAAGGCTGCAGACG GGGGGGAATTTTAAGACTTCCCAGAAGACATTTGCAGGTGGTATCCGGCCGGGGCAAGACATCGGTACCTGGGAGAAACACACTCGAGGCATCGGCCAGAAGCTCCTGCAGAAAATGGGTTACATCCCAGGCAAAGGCCTCGGCAAAAATGCACAGG GTATTGTAACTCCAATTGAGGCCAAGGTGCGTAAAGGCAAGGGAGCTGTGGGAGCCTATGGAAATGAGAGGACTCCGCAGTCCCTGCAGGACTTCCCTGTGGTCGactcagaggaggaggaagacaaG GAGTTTCAACGGGAATTAGGGCAGTGGCGCAGAGAACCTGGAGCAGGgaagaaaaaacccaaataCTCCTACAAAACAGTGGAGGACCTGAAGGCTCATGGAAAACTCACTAACAAGAGCATGAGCAAACCAGCTGGAGAGCTTGCCCAGGTCAAG GTGATAGATATGACAGGCAGGGAGCAGAAGGTATACTACAGCTACAGTCAGATGAGTCAGAGGCACAGTGTTCCTGAGGAGGCTCCTTTAAGTGCCAGTACACGAGAGCAGAAGAGCACTGGTTTTGCTCTGCCTGAACTTGAACACAACCTCAAATTACTCATCGAGCTTACCGAGCAGGATATTTTACAG AGTGCTCGGCGTCTGCAGCACGAACATGACACTGTGGTGACTCTGACACACGAGAGCACCGCCCTGCAGGCTAGGCTGGGTGAGGAGACCGAGGCCGTGGAACGGCTGGAGCAGGTGTTGGAGCTGGTGGAGAGGCTGGAGGCAGCCGGAGAGGGAGGCGGTCTGCTGCTCAGCCTCAACGAGTGCACCGACATCTTCCACCGACTGCAAACACACTACTACCAGGAGTACAAGAGCatggggctagctgatctggcTGTGTCCACAGTTCACCCACTTCTGACTGAGAAACTCAGAAACTGGGATCCCCTAAAG GATTGTTCGTATGGTTTAGAGGAAGTTGGTCAGTGGAGGGCCATTCTAGAGGGTACACAGCTTCATCATGGCATACCTGATTCCAACAACATGGACCCCTACCACAG GTTGATATGGGAGGTGTGGATTCCAGTCCTCCGGGGCTGTGTAGTTCAGTGGCAGCCCAGGAACGTAGCTTCAATGGTGGACTGCATGGATTGCTGGGCCCCGGTGATACCTCACTGGATCCTGGACTATGTCTTGGAGCAGCTTATCTTCCCACGGCTACAGAAAGAG GTGGATAGCTGGAACCCCCTGACAGACACAGTACCAATCCACTCGTGGGTCCACCCGTGGCTGCCCCTGATGCAGGCTCGCCTGGAGCCGCTGTACCCACCCATCCGCAGCAAGCTGGCCCACGCCCTGCAGCGCTGGCACCCCAGCGACGCCTCTGCCAGGCTCATCCTGCAGCCCTGGAAGGACGTCTTCACTCCTGGAGCCTGGGAGGCCTTCATGGTTAAAAACATTGTCCCCAAGCTCG CTCTGTGTCTAGGGGAGCTTGTGGTGAATCCCCATCAGCAGCTGGTTGAGCCATTCACCTGGGTGATGGACTGGGAGGGTATGCTCTCCCTCAGCACCATGGTGGGACTTCTTGACAAACACTTCTTCAACAAATGGTTACAG GTATTGTGTTCCTGGCTCAGTAATAACCCCAACTATGAGGAGATCACCAAGTGGTATTTGGGATGGAAGAGTATGCTCTCAGAGGCACTGCTCAGCCACCCAGTCATTAAAGAGAAGCTCAATGAAGCCCTCGACATCATGAACAGAGCTGTGGCTTCTGGGTTAG GTGGCTACATGCAGCCCGGCGCAAGGGAGAACATCGCGTACCTAACTCAGACAGAAAGGCGGAAGGATTTCCAGTACGAGGCTCCAGCACAGCAGCAGGAACGCCGTGAGGCAGAGGGTGGAGTCCCCCGACCGCCTGGCACTGCCACCATGCCCACCTCCATACCCACCAACTTCAAAGACCTGATCCAGGCCAAGGCTGAGGAGAATGGCATTGTCTTCATGCCCCTCGTGGGCAAGCGCCACATGGGCAAGCAGCTATACACATTTGGCAGGATTATGATCTACATTGAGCGGGGGGTGGTTTTTGTCCAGGGCAAAAAGACCTGGGTCCCTACATCGCTACAGAGTCTCATTGATATGGCCAAGTAA